A window of the Cryptococcus depauperatus CBS 7841 chromosome 5, complete sequence genome harbors these coding sequences:
- a CDS encoding peptidyl-prolyl cis-trans isomerase-like 2 has translation MGHNSDKLYVTHSEHSAGSHTASSTGKRQETGKSEFQRLPFDSCALSLQPFKNPVAVIAKTKSGEAPRADVFDLLNIVPYIRKFKSNPVSGELLDTSQLIKLNFFRNAEGNLHDPITYKVFSPHIHIVFLKNTGNVFDMASLQLLAIKPKTWRDLVNDEPFKREDIITIQDPQNLAARDLRKYEYVQKDLKVSEDDMEGDPLKGINVEAAGGASKVLKMIAERNKTEQSPTETSSTQVVQPKGKKEGTVAKRKVEQLAYNASNYSSGRAAASLTSTSLAPETKSERAMFDDEEFMFEEMSKPTKEKDRQKSKAYATILTNFGGLNVELHGDRAPKTVYNFVQLAKQGKYDNVIFHRLMPGFMIQGGDPTGTGSGGQSFWGEPFRDEHSEKGAYKHDSRGVLSMANSGPRTNGSQFFLTFRETPHLNGKHTVFGKLVGGEEVLDKIEKVPVRPGSDRPVKDIVILGVNVLQDPFKTYKERLSVRLAKQDQSDAALQRRAEAQAQRNQDRTTWLGTSLGAKGETTAQKEKRKLADEEAGVGKYLNSGKSGAAKAYAVLTAPEVEFGAEKKKKKVGGFGDFSGW, from the exons atggGCCACAATTCGGACAAGTTATACGTGACCCATTCAGAGCATTCGGCGGGTAGCCATACTGCGTCGAGTACAGGCAAGCGACAAGAAACCGGCAAATCAGAATTTCAAAGATTACCTTT TGATTCCTGTGCACTATCTCTTCAACCCTTCAAGAATCCAGTCGCTGTCAtagcaaaaacaaaatctGGAGAAGCTCCTCGAGCAGATGTCTTTGATCTGCTGAATATTGTGCCATACATTCGCAAGTTTAAATCAA ATCCTGTCTCTGGAGAACTTCTTGATACCAGTCAGCTCATCAAACTTAACTTTTTCCGA AATGCTGAAGGAAATCTCCATGATCCCATTACTTATAAAGTATTTTCACCTCACATCCACATTGTATTCCTTAAGAATACC GGCAACGTCTTTGACATGGCCTCTCTGCAACTATTGGCAATCAAACCCAAAACGTGGCGAGATTTGGTCAATGATGAGCCTTTCAAACGGGAAGATATAATCACTATCCAGGATCCTCAAAACCTCGCAGCTCGAGATTTGAGAAAATACGAATACGTGCAAAAGGATTTGAAAGTATCAG AAGACGACATGGAAGGCGATCCATTGAAGGGTATAAATGTTGAGGCTGCAGGTGGAGCCAGCAAGGTATTAAAAATGATTGCGGAAAGA AACAAAACCGAGCAATCACCTACTGAGACATCCTCGACTCAAGTTGTCCAGCCcaaaggaaagaaggaggGCACCGTAGCTAAACGCAAGGTTGAACAATTGGCTT ATAATGCCTCAAATTATAGTTCTGGCAGAGCCGCTGCTTCTCTCACATCAACCTCTCTTGCCCCGGAGACCAAATCCGAAAGGGCAatgtttgatgatgaagaatttatgtttgaagaaatgTCAAAACccacaaaagaaaaggacagACAAAAATCCAAGGCTTATGCTACAATTTTGACCAACTTTGGAGGCCTGAATGTTGAATTACACGGAGACAGAGCGCCAAAGACGGTCTACAATTTTGTGCAATTGGCAAAGCAGGGTAAATACGATAATGTGATCTTTCATCGACTCATGCCTGGTTTTATG ATACAGGGCGGCGATCCAACGGGAACAGGTAGCGGAGGCCAATCTTTCTGGGGAGAGCCTTTTAGAGACGAACATAGCGAGAAGGGAGCTTACAAACATGATTCTCGTGGTGTCCTT TCTATGGCAAATTCTGGCCCTCGGACAAACGGctctcaattctttctaACGTTTCGTGAAACACCACATTTGAATGGTAAACATACAGTTTTTGGCAAACTTGTcggaggagaagaagtaCTAGATAAAATTGAGAAAGTACCAGTGAGACCTGGGAGCGATCGACCTGTAAAGGACATTGTAATACTGGGCGTCAACGT ACTTCAAGATCCCTTCAAAACATATAAAGAACGCCTGAGTGTAAGATTAGCTAAACAAGATCAGTCGGATGCGGCTCTCCAACGACGAGCAGAAGCACAAGCTCAAAGGAATCAAGACAGGACAACATGGCTCGGTACCAGTCTTGGTGCAAAAGGAGAGACAACGGCTCAGAAAGAGAAGCGCAAGCTGGCTGATGAGGAGGCTGGAGTAGGAAAATATCTCAATTCAGGAAAAAGCGGGGCTGCAAAAGCCTATGCAGTGCTAACGGCACCTGAAGTGGAGTTTGGggcagagaaaaagaagaaaaaggttggaggatttggagACTTTTCAGGTTGGTAG